The Candidatus Hinthialibacter antarcticus genome has a window encoding:
- a CDS encoding zinc transporter ZntB — protein MSDDDGLLCAYLLDGDGGGQLVGWDAIHSHNNDSLTLWVHLDRKQQQSQQWLEQDAGLEAHVCEAMLEEVTRPRIERFKDGVLLILRGVNLNVGADPEDMISVRLWVEPKRIISLRYPRLQAVQALRDSLDVKKGPCGSGDFIVQLVDGLTDRMDPVIDDLEVQIEEFETVAIDPSSHPDVSLLSELRRRAITLRRYIAPQREVVSRLQVEPLSWLDEVSRAQLRESSDQIRRYVEDLDLAYEHALIIQDQLQHRMSEQMNRTMYLVSIIAAIFLPLGLLTGLLGINVGGMPGAHNSVAFWVVCIILLVLAYIQIWVFRRMNFF, from the coding sequence ATGTCTGATGACGATGGATTGCTTTGCGCTTACTTGCTCGATGGAGACGGTGGAGGCCAACTCGTTGGTTGGGACGCCATCCATTCTCATAATAACGATTCATTGACTCTGTGGGTGCATCTCGACCGCAAACAGCAACAGAGCCAACAATGGCTTGAGCAGGACGCGGGGTTGGAAGCGCATGTCTGTGAAGCCATGTTAGAAGAAGTAACCCGCCCGCGCATTGAACGCTTTAAAGACGGCGTGTTATTGATTCTGCGTGGGGTGAACCTTAACGTCGGCGCCGACCCCGAAGACATGATTTCTGTTCGCTTGTGGGTCGAACCCAAACGCATCATCAGTCTGCGTTATCCGCGTTTGCAGGCAGTGCAGGCTTTGCGCGACAGCCTCGACGTAAAAAAAGGCCCTTGCGGCTCCGGTGATTTTATCGTGCAACTGGTCGACGGCCTTACCGACCGGATGGACCCGGTCATTGACGATTTGGAAGTGCAGATTGAAGAGTTTGAAACCGTAGCAATTGATCCCTCATCCCATCCCGATGTCTCCTTGCTGAGCGAACTGCGCCGCCGGGCGATTACGCTCCGGCGTTACATCGCGCCGCAACGAGAGGTGGTTTCCAGGCTTCAAGTTGAACCGTTGTCGTGGCTGGACGAAGTCTCTCGCGCTCAATTGCGCGAATCGTCTGACCAGATTCGCCGCTATGTTGAAGATTTAGACCTCGCGTATGAACATGCGTTGATTATTCAAGACCAATTGCAACACCGCATGTCGGAACAAATGAACCGCACTATGTATTTGGTGTCGATTATTGCCGCCATCTTTTTACCGCTTGGTTTGCTGACCGGTTTATTGGGCATCAACGTCGGCGGGATGCCCGGCGCGCATAACAGCGTCGCATTTTGGGTCGTTTGTATTATTCTACTTGTGCTTGCGTATATTCAAATTTGGGTTTTTCGCCGGATGAATTTCTTTTAG
- a CDS encoding DUF1015 domain-containing protein: MADIHPFPGLRFNLDRVPQIDKLISPPYDKIPHEERKRLWGLDEHNVVKLILPQPGDEEVDVTTHSTDSESADWYQEAAARFQAWQDEGVLKQDGPQFYVYSQTYQAEEQTWTRTGLFAALDLEDDSGPKAHEQTFEGPKADRLRLTRAAQANLSSIFLLGDGEAATWSSIFASAKDVLLDFVGDDGQRHMLRAISNPDDLAAVQAGVKACNLVIADGHHRYETACNYRREMMEKTGKNSKDEAWGKVLAFIVPLADPGLRVLPTHRVVKGLPTDWFDRVQAKLDPLGAMTPVSISDGAEVRDLLAADASRSSVLIHDGHYTWAYRIRQGAESPSLQAAPESIRELNVTILHRLIFEEALGLTNDKLVNHVKYIRGEDEAMNLAKTPEYNVAFLMAGIPPAQVFDVSMAGVRMPQKSTDFYPKIPTGLLIRSAADSNA, translated from the coding sequence ATGGCTGATATTCACCCCTTTCCCGGGTTGCGGTTTAACCTTGACCGCGTCCCGCAAATCGACAAATTAATCTCTCCTCCGTACGACAAAATCCCTCATGAAGAACGCAAGCGTTTATGGGGCCTCGACGAACATAACGTCGTCAAATTGATCTTGCCCCAGCCCGGCGACGAAGAAGTCGACGTCACCACTCATTCGACCGATTCAGAATCCGCCGACTGGTATCAGGAAGCCGCCGCGCGTTTTCAAGCGTGGCAAGACGAAGGCGTGCTAAAACAAGACGGCCCGCAATTTTATGTGTATAGCCAGACCTACCAGGCCGAAGAACAAACCTGGACGCGCACCGGGCTGTTCGCCGCGTTAGACCTCGAAGACGACAGCGGCCCCAAGGCGCATGAGCAGACCTTCGAAGGCCCTAAAGCCGACCGTCTGCGCTTGACCCGCGCCGCGCAAGCCAACCTGTCTTCGATCTTTTTGTTAGGCGACGGCGAAGCCGCAACCTGGTCGAGTATTTTTGCTTCCGCCAAAGACGTGCTGCTGGATTTTGTCGGCGACGACGGTCAACGCCACATGCTTCGCGCAATCAGCAATCCCGACGACTTGGCCGCCGTACAAGCGGGCGTCAAAGCCTGCAACCTGGTTATCGCCGACGGACATCATCGCTATGAAACGGCTTGCAATTACCGCCGTGAGATGATGGAGAAAACCGGCAAAAATTCTAAAGACGAAGCATGGGGCAAGGTGTTGGCGTTCATTGTTCCATTGGCTGACCCCGGCCTGCGCGTACTGCCGACCCACCGCGTGGTGAAAGGGCTGCCGACGGACTGGTTCGACCGGGTGCAAGCCAAACTGGACCCGTTGGGCGCGATGACGCCGGTGTCGATCAGCGACGGCGCCGAAGTGCGCGATTTGCTGGCGGCGGACGCGTCCCGCAGTTCGGTACTCATTCACGACGGGCATTATACGTGGGCGTATCGCATACGGCAGGGAGCGGAATCGCCCTCGTTGCAAGCGGCGCCGGAATCGATTCGTGAATTGAACGTGACCATCTTACACCGCCTCATCTTTGAAGAAGCGCTCGGGCTGACCAACGACAAATTGGTCAATCACGTAAAATACATTCGCGGCGAAGACGAAGCCATGAACCTGGCTAAGACGCCGGAATACAATGTCGCATTTTTGATGGCGGGCATTCCACCCGCCCAAGTGTTTGACGTTTCGATGGCGGGCGTTCGCATGCCGCAAAAATCGACTGACTTTTATCCGAAAATTCCAACGGGGCTGTTGATTCGCTCCGCTGCAGATTCAAACGCATAG
- a CDS encoding methyltransferase codes for MNPAPDFDRLRPNIESQRLAEFVKVEPGQTVVDLGCGGGYIAMRLAHRFPQVLGILGFDIQKDAAQQASAAHQKFLQEQCGFAPLQWLIADATQAPLRRRSVDVIVCNPPFFSGTASRPSPDAARRIARRDDTLTAEQIVAFADWALKPTGSLYWVWPASMQKKTNAAAKRFCFTTAERCVLSDIRKRDGGVGLVRLRRSTPI; via the coding sequence TTGAACCCGGCGCCGGATTTTGACCGTCTTCGACCGAATATCGAAAGCCAGCGGCTCGCCGAGTTCGTTAAAGTAGAACCAGGGCAAACCGTCGTCGATCTTGGTTGCGGCGGCGGGTATATTGCGATGCGTCTGGCGCATCGGTTCCCGCAAGTTTTAGGGATTCTTGGTTTCGATATTCAAAAAGACGCTGCCCAACAGGCCTCTGCTGCGCATCAAAAATTTCTCCAAGAACAATGCGGCTTTGCTCCGTTGCAATGGCTGATCGCAGACGCAACGCAAGCGCCCTTGCGGCGACGCTCCGTTGATGTGATTGTTTGCAACCCGCCGTTTTTTTCAGGAACCGCCTCGCGCCCTTCGCCCGACGCCGCAAGGCGCATTGCCCGGCGGGATGATACTCTCACCGCAGAACAGATTGTCGCCTTCGCTGATTGGGCGTTGAAACCTACGGGCAGCCTGTATTGGGTTTGGCCTGCGTCGATGCAGAAAAAGACAAACGCCGCCGCGAAGCGCTTTTGCTTCACGACGGCGGAAAGATGCGTCTTATCTGATATCCGAAAACGAGACGGTGGAGTGGGGCTCGTTAGGCTACGGCGCTCAACACCGATTTGA
- a CDS encoding YIP1 family protein: MNEAKTKSATVSQFLYEHFEQGRRILLSPKEAFREQKTQSGYWKPTAFAMLCIAAPRGAYALLWAPFTLGFSILWLIPSVIYGTIFLYMLSTALYGLVRCYREIITFDSIFRCVAYSWVSYFLLLIPIPLLNHLFIAAAFGFYLHYALREVHGFDKKQAILIAIVPSAIVLVIGAIMSLASMFMLGVTIFKAGTYFFAS; the protein is encoded by the coding sequence ATGAACGAAGCCAAAACAAAATCAGCCACCGTTTCGCAGTTCCTCTACGAGCACTTTGAGCAAGGGCGCCGCATTTTGTTGTCGCCGAAAGAAGCGTTCCGCGAACAAAAAACGCAAAGCGGGTATTGGAAGCCGACCGCTTTCGCCATGCTCTGCATCGCAGCGCCGCGCGGCGCTTATGCGCTGCTTTGGGCGCCGTTCACCTTGGGCTTTTCGATTTTATGGTTGATCCCTTCCGTCATTTATGGGACCATATTTTTATACATGCTCAGCACAGCATTATACGGCTTAGTGCGCTGTTATCGCGAGATCATCACCTTCGATTCGATCTTTCGTTGCGTTGCCTATAGTTGGGTCTCGTATTTTCTGTTACTCATTCCAATCCCGCTGCTCAATCATCTATTCATCGCCGCTGCGTTTGGGTTTTATCTGCATTACGCCCTGCGCGAAGTCCACGGGTTCGACAAAAAACAAGCCATACTGATCGCAATCGTCCCCTCCGCAATCGTTCTTGTGATTGGCGCCATCATGTCGCTGGCGTCGATGTTCATGCTTGGGGTTACAATCTTCAAAGCCGGTACGTATTTCTTTGCGAGTTAA
- a CDS encoding SDR family oxidoreductase yields MPRTLIAGGAGFLGSHLADALLARGHEVICVDNLITGSMTNIEHLIGRKDFQFIHLDITNYIHIPGEIDNILNFASPASPIDYLRLPIQTLKVGSLGTHKALGLAREKNARLLLASTSEVYGDPLIHPQTEDYWGNVNPIGPRGVYDEAKRFAEAMTMAYQRFHNIETRIVRIFNTFGPRMRVEDGRVVSTFISQALKGEPISIFGDGSQTRSFCYVSDEVEGIIRLLESDIPTPVNIGNPNEMTVKQLAEKVLELTGSSSKIEFKELPEDDPKVRQPDISKAKAELGWEPKVSLQEGLEKTIAYFKSVLSAVA; encoded by the coding sequence ATGCCACGCACATTAATCGCCGGCGGCGCCGGCTTTCTAGGTTCTCACTTGGCTGACGCGCTTCTCGCGCGAGGTCACGAAGTGATTTGCGTCGATAACCTTATCACAGGCAGCATGACCAATATCGAACATTTGATCGGACGCAAGGATTTTCAATTCATCCATCTCGACATCACCAATTACATTCATATCCCTGGTGAAATTGACAATATCTTGAACTTCGCCTCGCCCGCCAGCCCGATTGATTATCTGCGCTTGCCGATTCAGACGCTGAAAGTCGGTTCTCTTGGGACCCACAAAGCGCTGGGGCTTGCCCGCGAAAAAAATGCGCGGCTGCTGCTCGCCTCGACTTCAGAAGTCTACGGCGACCCGCTCATTCATCCGCAAACCGAAGACTATTGGGGCAACGTAAACCCCATCGGCCCGCGCGGCGTCTACGACGAAGCCAAGCGCTTCGCCGAAGCCATGACCATGGCCTATCAGCGCTTTCACAATATCGAAACCCGCATCGTGCGCATCTTCAATACCTTCGGCCCGCGTATGCGCGTTGAAGACGGGCGGGTGGTTTCGACCTTCATCAGCCAGGCGCTGAAAGGCGAACCCATTTCAATCTTCGGCGACGGCAGCCAGACGCGCTCGTTCTGTTATGTCTCTGATGAAGTCGAAGGCATCATTCGTTTGTTGGAATCCGACATCCCCACGCCAGTCAACATCGGCAATCCAAACGAGATGACGGTCAAACAATTGGCCGAAAAAGTCCTTGAATTAACCGGTTCCAGCAGCAAGATCGAATTTAAAGAATTGCCCGAAGACGACCCAAAAGTGCGCCAGCCTGACATCAGCAAGGCCAAGGCGGAACTAGGCTGGGAGCCGAAAGTCTCTCTACAGGAAGGTCTCGAAAAGACCATCGCCTATTTCAAATCGGTGTTGAGCGCCGTAGCCTAA
- a CDS encoding MraY family glycosyltransferase has protein sequence MPFEYGTLFLVVMLTGWAATPLCLHLARALDLVDHPAERKVHVQPIPYLGGLAIYAAVAAGCIYVAVWAPHLLYAQSIQPSLLVLFGVATCFHVLGLIDDAVSLSAVLKMTVQIILASVLVSQGFTITQMTSPIGGVLPLGWVGGVLSVIWIITLVNAINFIDGLDGLAAGVVFFAALANFLISLDPWQNFVCITSLMLMGACLGFLPYNFSPAKIFMGDAGSLFLGVMLAGGSLASNVKGATVMSLSLPLVILTIPLIDATLTVIRRGRRGVHLFKADREHIHHRLLRLGLSDRRAVLLLYGLCFLLSMAAVLASKLPPRYTFLFILVFLAAVGWGYFAFHTLERRAMAFNGETSPPPQQ, from the coding sequence ATGCCTTTTGAATACGGAACCTTGTTTTTGGTGGTGATGTTGACGGGCTGGGCGGCGACCCCGTTGTGCTTGCATCTGGCGCGCGCGCTGGATTTGGTCGACCACCCCGCGGAACGCAAGGTGCATGTTCAACCCATCCCCTATCTGGGCGGACTCGCGATATACGCCGCTGTGGCTGCGGGCTGCATCTACGTCGCCGTCTGGGCGCCGCACCTGCTCTATGCCCAATCTATTCAGCCCTCGCTGCTTGTCTTGTTCGGCGTTGCGACTTGTTTTCATGTTCTCGGCCTGATTGATGACGCCGTTTCGCTTTCGGCGGTGTTGAAAATGACAGTGCAAATCATCCTTGCGTCCGTGTTGGTGTCGCAGGGGTTCACCATTACCCAAATGACCAGCCCGATTGGCGGCGTCTTGCCGTTGGGGTGGGTCGGCGGCGTGTTGTCGGTGATTTGGATCATCACGTTAGTGAACGCTATTAATTTTATTGATGGTCTCGACGGCCTCGCGGCGGGCGTCGTTTTTTTTGCCGCGTTAGCGAATTTCTTGATCTCGCTTGATCCCTGGCAAAATTTCGTCTGTATAACGTCATTAATGTTGATGGGCGCCTGTTTGGGATTTCTGCCGTATAATTTTTCTCCAGCCAAAATTTTTATGGGCGACGCTGGTAGTTTGTTCTTGGGCGTGATGTTGGCGGGCGGGTCGCTGGCGAGCAACGTCAAAGGCGCAACGGTGATGTCGCTCTCGCTGCCGTTGGTGATTTTGACCATCCCGCTGATTGACGCGACGCTCACCGTTATTCGTCGTGGACGCCGCGGCGTCCATCTATTCAAGGCCGACCGCGAACACATTCATCATCGTTTGTTGCGGCTGGGGTTGTCTGACCGTCGCGCGGTATTGTTGTTGTATGGATTATGTTTTTTGTTGTCGATGGCGGCGGTATTGGCGTCGAAGTTGCCGCCGCGTTATACATTTTTATTTATATTGGTTTTCTTGGCTGCTGTGGGCTGGGGGTATTTCGCTTTTCATACGTTAGAACGCCGGGCGATGGCGTTCAACGGCGAAACTTCGCCGCCGCCGCAGCAATAA
- a CDS encoding biotin--[acetyl-CoA-carboxylase] ligase → MIPPLLENYHWLHNRDDATLLLQAMQRRPFHRFSLGTLAEKAKLTQAETVQAIELLQGEGVRILATAPGEYALDPKNDRLHPDVIAAQLPTKWWGRRCLVAEQLPSTIDAARRLAGQPPAHGLLVVAEHQSQGRGRQGAAWVSPKQKDLLLTFVVRVRDWTPSLSFLSLYAAVAVARVLDTAYNIGIGVKWPNDLTVNGKKLGGVLVEIDSEQQLVFVSLGLNVLSLPDDWPEQTREVAVSLAMLNDEPWDRNLLLAQLGSTWEALWEGAAQDHGEAVLGYCRRYSTTLGQNVSFRIKGKKRSGFAREIDENGRLVLEKNDGERCAFLLEDVCELRVIGSTISSR, encoded by the coding sequence ATGATCCCACCGTTGTTAGAGAATTATCACTGGTTACACAACCGCGATGATGCCACATTGCTGCTGCAGGCGATGCAACGGCGCCCGTTTCACCGTTTTTCCTTAGGAACCCTCGCTGAGAAAGCCAAATTGACACAGGCGGAAACCGTTCAGGCGATCGAACTATTGCAAGGCGAAGGCGTACGCATACTCGCGACGGCGCCGGGCGAATATGCGTTGGACCCGAAAAATGATCGTTTGCATCCTGACGTGATCGCCGCACAGTTGCCCACCAAATGGTGGGGGCGGCGGTGTTTGGTCGCGGAGCAATTGCCATCAACGATTGACGCCGCGCGTCGATTGGCCGGGCAGCCGCCTGCGCACGGCTTGCTTGTCGTTGCAGAACATCAAAGCCAGGGACGCGGGCGTCAAGGCGCGGCCTGGGTGTCTCCCAAACAAAAAGACTTGTTGCTGACTTTTGTCGTCCGGGTGCGCGACTGGACGCCCTCGCTGTCGTTTCTTTCGCTCTATGCGGCTGTCGCGGTCGCTCGCGTGTTGGACACTGCTTATAACATTGGCATCGGCGTGAAATGGCCCAACGACCTCACCGTCAATGGCAAAAAGCTGGGCGGCGTCTTGGTTGAAATTGACTCAGAGCAGCAGTTGGTTTTTGTCAGCCTGGGTCTAAATGTTTTGAGCCTCCCCGATGATTGGCCAGAACAAACGCGGGAGGTCGCCGTCTCGCTGGCGATGTTAAACGACGAACCCTGGGACAGAAATTTGCTGCTGGCGCAACTGGGTTCTACCTGGGAAGCTCTGTGGGAAGGCGCCGCGCAAGATCACGGCGAAGCGGTGTTGGGGTATTGCCGCCGCTATTCAACCACACTCGGGCAAAATGTCTCCTTTCGCATCAAAGGAAAAAAACGGTCCGGGTTCGCTCGTGAAATCGACGAAAACGGTCGCCTGGTGTTAGAAAAAAATGATGGCGAGCGGTGCGCATTTTTATTGGAAGACGTTTGCGAATTACGCGTGATCGGCTCTACAATAAGTTCTCGTTGA
- the sppA gene encoding signal peptide peptidase SppA: MKKSTGLLLLATFFFLFLIFAGVFIAIIAYMVQGSTPNILGKERLALVRIVGPIYYEQDWIEQLETYRDDHSVKGIVLEVDSPGGAVGPSQNLYQALHDIRHEHGKVVVAYFNSVAASGGYYVACEANQIVSTPGAMTGSIGVYAKFMQAQALLEKIGIDYETVKAGKYKDMGSYDRTLTTDERAMMQSVIDDTYEQFVEAVAQGRRSQVEEVLDSWNAETHGETFPFSPDLTVIIQEYQQERDRFQARMADEAVEDATGESDESAAPQTLRFRPDDETILAYVRASAEGKIYTGRQAKTVGLVDKLGTLDDAIDLAAKLAGMRSDPTVIEQKKEELTLLDLMSSKMSNLFGLDEAKAQSPIQFRMPY, translated from the coding sequence ATGAAGAAATCAACAGGTTTACTGTTACTCGCAACCTTTTTCTTTTTATTTTTGATCTTCGCGGGCGTCTTTATCGCGATAATCGCTTACATGGTGCAAGGCTCGACGCCCAACATCCTGGGCAAAGAACGCCTGGCGTTAGTGCGCATTGTCGGCCCGATTTATTATGAACAAGATTGGATCGAGCAACTCGAAACCTACCGCGACGACCATTCCGTCAAAGGCATTGTGCTCGAAGTCGACAGCCCCGGCGGCGCGGTCGGCCCTTCGCAAAACCTCTATCAGGCCCTTCACGACATCCGCCATGAACACGGCAAGGTGGTGGTCGCCTATTTCAATTCTGTCGCGGCTTCGGGCGGCTATTACGTCGCCTGTGAAGCGAACCAGATTGTCTCGACCCCCGGCGCCATGACCGGCAGCATCGGCGTCTACGCCAAATTCATGCAGGCGCAGGCGTTGCTCGAAAAAATCGGCATCGACTATGAGACCGTCAAAGCAGGCAAGTATAAAGACATGGGTTCGTATGACCGCACCCTGACCACCGACGAACGCGCCATGATGCAAAGCGTCATCGACGACACATACGAACAATTTGTCGAAGCCGTTGCGCAAGGCCGCCGAAGCCAGGTGGAAGAAGTGCTTGACAGTTGGAACGCGGAAACGCACGGCGAGACGTTTCCCTTCTCGCCCGATTTGACCGTTATAATTCAAGAATATCAGCAAGAACGCGACCGCTTTCAAGCGCGTATGGCGGACGAAGCCGTCGAAGACGCCACCGGTGAAAGCGATGAGAGCGCCGCGCCGCAAACGCTACGCTTTCGTCCTGACGACGAAACCATTTTGGCCTATGTTCGCGCTTCAGCGGAAGGGAAAATCTATACTGGACGCCAAGCCAAAACCGTCGGGCTTGTCGACAAGTTAGGAACGCTCGACGACGCCATTGATCTAGCGGCCAAACTCGCGGGAATGCGCAGCGACCCGACCGTGATCGAACAGAAAAAAGAAGAACTCACGCTGCTTGATCTCATGTCGAGCAAAATGTCAAACCTGTTCGGGCTTGATGAAGCCAAAGCGCAATCGCCGATCCAGTTTCGTATGCCTTACTAA
- a CDS encoding replication-associated recombination protein A — protein MNFPMEETNRQDALFESAETPPIDAPQKGAPLAERCRPAALSEFAGQEDVLGADRPLRKAIENDRVPSMVLWGPPGSGKTTLARLVARLTRAQFLMLSATNSGAKDLRQVVERAQVHRSRSKTILFIDEIHRWNKSQQDALLPHVESGLITLIGATTENPSFEVNAALLSRTTVFTLVSLEPDQLLHVLENGLVVLKQDGLNIEAEDDALAAIASASHGDARVALNALEQAALYFAEDDQTVVLTVEGVSRVLQEKRMLYDKSGEEHYNIISAFHKSMRGSDPQAALYWFARMMESGEDPLYAARRMVRFASEDVGLADPNALLITIAARDAYHMLGSPEGELALAEAAVYLATAPKSNALYQAFNEALATVKSKGYLPAPMHIRNAPTSLMKDMGYGKGYRYDHDFDHAYAAQNYLPDQIAKQEFYEPTSRGFEAKIQERMNYWKELADKRDGESGKK, from the coding sequence GTGAATTTTCCGATGGAAGAGACCAACCGACAAGACGCATTGTTTGAAAGCGCGGAAACTCCGCCGATTGACGCGCCTCAAAAGGGTGCGCCGCTGGCGGAGCGTTGCCGACCTGCGGCATTGAGCGAATTCGCCGGGCAGGAAGACGTATTGGGCGCCGACCGCCCCTTGCGTAAGGCGATTGAGAACGACCGCGTCCCCTCGATGGTGTTGTGGGGGCCGCCGGGCAGCGGCAAAACTACCCTGGCTCGACTGGTCGCCCGTTTGACGCGCGCGCAGTTTCTTATGCTTTCCGCCACCAACAGCGGCGCCAAAGATTTGCGCCAGGTGGTCGAACGCGCCCAAGTCCACCGCAGCCGCAGCAAGACCATTCTGTTTATTGATGAAATCCACCGCTGGAATAAATCACAGCAAGACGCGCTGTTGCCTCATGTTGAATCCGGCTTGATTACGTTGATCGGCGCCACCACCGAGAATCCCTCCTTCGAGGTCAACGCGGCGTTGTTGTCGCGTACCACGGTTTTTACTCTGGTATCATTGGAACCCGACCAATTGCTGCATGTATTAGAAAATGGCCTGGTGGTGTTGAAGCAGGACGGCCTCAACATCGAGGCCGAAGACGACGCGCTCGCGGCGATTGCGTCGGCGTCGCATGGCGACGCGCGGGTGGCGCTCAATGCGTTAGAACAAGCGGCGTTGTATTTTGCCGAAGACGATCAAACCGTCGTCTTGACCGTCGAGGGCGTATCGCGCGTCTTGCAAGAAAAGCGCATGTTGTACGACAAGTCGGGCGAAGAACATTACAACATCATCTCCGCGTTTCATAAATCGATGCGCGGCAGCGATCCGCAGGCGGCGTTGTACTGGTTCGCCCGCATGATGGAGTCGGGCGAAGACCCGCTTTACGCCGCGCGCCGCATGGTGCGTTTCGCTAGTGAAGACGTGGGGCTGGCTGACCCCAACGCCTTGCTGATTACCATCGCCGCCCGCGACGCCTACCACATGTTGGGCAGCCCCGAAGGCGAACTGGCGCTGGCCGAAGCGGCGGTCTATCTGGCGACCGCGCCCAAAAGCAACGCGCTCTATCAGGCGTTCAACGAGGCCTTGGCGACGGTAAAGTCAAAGGGCTATCTGCCGGCGCCGATGCACATTCGTAACGCGCCCACCTCATTGATGAAAGACATGGGATACGGCAAAGGCTATCGTTATGACCACGATTTCGACCACGCCTACGCTGCGCAAAATTACCTGCCGGACCAAATCGCGAAGCAGGAATTTTACGAACCGACCTCGCGGGGCTTCGAGGCGAAAATTCAAGAACGCATGAACTATTGGAAAGAGCTCGCCGATAAACGAGACGGCGAGTCAGGCAAGAAATGA